The following coding sequences are from one Patescibacteria group bacterium window:
- a CDS encoding EamA family transporter yields the protein MAGWIIYALLSAAFAGLVAIFGKVGMKDIDSTLATTVRSVIMAGFL from the coding sequence ATGGCAGGATGGATTATTTATGCGCTTTTGTCAGCGGCCTTTGCGGGATTGGTGGCCATTTTTGGTAAGGTGGGTATGAAAGACATCGATTCAACTTTGGCAACAACTGTGCGTTCGGTCATTATGGCGGGATTTTTA